In Lycium ferocissimum isolate CSIRO_LF1 unplaced genomic scaffold, AGI_CSIRO_Lferr_CH_V1 ctg11682, whole genome shotgun sequence, the DNA window CTACATCTATTTATAGCAGTGCCACCAAATTTGTCATTACCACAAATAACGTCATTAAAATCCCCTCCTAATAACCACAGACCAGAATAAGATTTAGCAGTGTTAACAATACGATCCCACAATTGATCCCTAGAATTACTATTCGTGCTAGCGTAGACAGAGGTAAATAACCAAGTTGTATGGGTAGAAAGTACCTCAATCATCGCGCTGATCTCCTGATCGCGACGCACAAAGTTGTTCACATTAACTAAATTATCATCCCACAAGATTACCATTCCTCCACTTTGACCTTCAGCAGGAATTTCAATATACTGTGAAAAACCAAACTCGCCAAGTAAATGGTTATAATTCTGCATCCTAGTTTCCATAAGCGTAACTAGACTAGGCTTATGGAGATTGAGCAGCTCCCTAAAGTTAAGTCTAAAATTGTCATTGTTCCGCCCACGAATGTTCCAAATTATAAAATTAGTAGCTTTTTCCATCGAAGAAGTTGCTTCAAAGTGGAACCCATTCTCCATCACCCCTTCCACTGTTTGGGGTGTCCTGATACGTGGAATCAGAATCATTGCTCGATCCCCCACTGTTGGGTCTTGTGGGGGTCGAATAGTCATGGAGCATCTTATCAGAGAAGTCGGGCATTGGAGAATCTGCTTCTGATCCTGCATGCGAGTGAATAGGAACATGTTGACACTGTCCAGGGTTGAGATTTCCATGATTGGGTCATCTGTAGGGATGAAAGGAATTTCTGGTACTTCTATGGGTATTCCTTGTGGAATTGGATTTCCTGGCACGTTTAGAGGTGGTGGTGGAGCGGGATTGTTCATTGGTGCCATAGGAGCCATTGGTGGATTTGGTTGTTATGATCTGTTTGCTTGGGAGTCCCAAGGAATGGAGATTGGGTTCAGAGTCGAGATTGCTGACGGTGGAAAGAATAGGAGATCGATGGTCGGGTGTTGTGTTTGTAGAGGGATGAAGTGAGGGGGTAAGCTCCAGAGACCCCTCATGGTTTCCACAAAGCTTTGGTTCACCACTGGTGCAATGGGATGGAGGATGTTGTTGAGCCAAATGTTGTTCAGATAGTTGCTCATGGCTAGATTCATCCCCTCCGTGATTAACTGGGCTAGATAGTGGGGGTTCTGAAGAACAATTGCAGTTTCCCTCCCATCTATGATCATCGTGAAAATGACTACATGGCCTGTCAACCCCAGTTCTACCCAAGATAGAGGTTGGTGTTCTGGTGGTGGTAGAGGTTGAATATAGTATAGAGGTGGTTGAGGAAGTTGTTGGggtggtggtggaaggttgggcaTTACAGGTCGCTGGTGGCGTTGCATCTGGATTAGTCTGTATCTGCGTCTGGTTGTTATGGGAATTCTTGGCATTGTAAGTAGTGGTAATGCTTAAAGGGGAGTTTAACTGAGAGTTGATGCTACTATCTAGTGGGAGGATCTCTTTAGGGTCTAGAGTAATGATTGATGAATCTGTTTGCATGTAAGATGGTTCGTTTAGCGTAGGATTTATAGTAACAGTGGAAGGGGAGTGTAGTGATTGGACGTGGCACTGAGTTTTTCCATTTGTCTATTTTGTTCCATGCAAATGTTCATTGCATCAGGAGGTAATTTATCTAATAAAAGGGAATTAACGGGGTCTGCTAATCCTAAAGCATCCAAATGTTTGTTGTTAGAGATAGAAGTAGGGGGTAAGGGAGGATTAAGGGAAGTAAGTAGAGGATTAGTAGGCTTAACCCCTTCTTCATTATTTTGCATGGCTGATGAGGTGTCAGAGTTTGGCTTAACCAGCACATCAATTAACATGGAAGCAGAGGGTTTATGGTTAAGGGACTGATTAGGAAGACAAGTGTCCGTAGTGGTTTTGGATAATACCGCCTACTCATGATCTAAGGCTGAGAAAGTGTTGGAAACTGATAAATTGTGGAAACTGGTAAAGTGTCATCCATGGTGGTTTTGCTAGGTATATGAGCTGGACCAATAGGGACTTGTTGACTTTTCAACAATACTTTTTCGTCCATATTGGtgaaattattattatgaaCATTATTGTTACTACTATTATTCTTAATATTATCAGTgttatgaaattttttatttttgtaagtAAGCATTTGGGTTGTGAGATACTTATCTGTGTTGGCATCGAGCAACTTTACATTTATACCTGAATCAGCTGCAGGACATGGCGTAGAGGGTACTTTTTTTGGGCTTGATCGTCGACGGCTCGAAAAGGAGACTGTCTGCCACTCCTCTAAGCTAGTCGGTTCCTTCTCCTTGGCATTAGGAGTATTGTGAGAGTGATTTGAGGAGTTGACTATCAAGGAGCATTGTCCAGCAATATGACGCAGTTTTCCACAATTAGTACACAAAAAATTTTCACCTTCGTATAAGATTTGTTGCCGATGAGATCCAATGAAGATGTGGGTCAGGACAGGTTTATCTATAGGGAGTTCCACACACAAACGAGCGTATCGACCCAGTAAGGTAGAGGATGTACAGGCATCGATTTTTATCAGGCGCCCTATCTTGTTTCCAATCTTTGCAAGAACAATGGCATCATAAAACTTTGTTGGGAGTTGTGGAAGTCTTAACCCAAATCGCCGTAAACAAATGTTTTGCTTGAGTGGCGACGAAATTGGGTTGCCATCGCTGAACGGAGAGGAAATGGTTAAAAATGAACCAAGGTCCATTAAGTATGGCTTTTgccatattttcttcttttgtaaaTTTGATAATAAAATAGTCCGCCCCTAGATCTATAAGAGGAAAGGACTCTGTTGGTTGCCATAGATCGTAGATTTTCCTTTTCAATACATCATGTTGTAGTTTCTTTCCCTGAAGCTTGACGATGAGTGAGTATTTCCAGGGTCGATACATCCGTTCCTTATCTTCCATGGTAAGATTAATTTGAAATAGTAATGATTCCATCCATATTTTCACTGATCGGAGGATGGGCGGTGGAAACTTCCAGGGGAGAAGGTGTATCTGATTGTATGGGGAGCAGTAAACTCTGGGATAAGGCAACGTCTTCATTGGAAGAGATTAACTTTTCCTTGGAAGTGGGGTTTAGATTTTGCTTGGATTCGAGCACAGCATTTACTTTGAGGTCAGGCGGTTTCGGCGGGATATGATCATCTGACTCCTACTTGGGCATTGGGTAGGACGGTGTAGTGAATTTATTGTCGGTGAAGGATTAAAGTATTCTATTACCTTCCTAGAGAGAAGTTGGAGAATtatattttagagagagaacTTCGATACTTTCTAACTAATTACTAATTAAAAATTGCTAACTATTTATTCTTCTAACTACAATTAAAGTAATAACGAACTAATTCATTTAACACGAAATTGTATTAacttaataattaattagttaattaacaCATAAAAGtagataactaattagcacATTAATTATTAACATAGGATAAATAATttgacaaataaataaattaacaattaacaaacaataagaaataaattttctaattaaaaaattaacatagaataaaaaattaaataacaagaattttttttaaggaaaaaaaaaagacgaacaagaacgaaaaaattatttttgaaattaagaaaaaaagggggaagacaacaattattttgaaaatcgAGACTAATAAACCATACTCAAGTTTAGGATTATCATTTATTAAACAATGTAACAGAAAATTTCATAGTAAAATAAATCGATTGACGGTTGTTGTAGGGTTGTTCGAATCAAGTTGTACGTcgtttttttccaaaattcaagCTTTGAATCTTATTCCTTGACTTGAATACACCGAGAATCTTGATTTTCGGGATGAAATTTGAAGCGAAAAAGTCGTTTTACGGAATGTGGGACCTCGAATATTTCTCTTTAATGgcgttttgggtttttttttttttttaatttgaatagGGGACCAGTGGGGAAGAAACACGATGGGTGGGTTTAGTTGCTCCTTTAACGCAACAAATTGTTGCGTTAAAGGAGTTAATCATGCCATTATGGTTAATTCCTTTAACGCAACTATTTGTTGTGTTACAGGTagtatggtaaaaaaaaaaaaaaaaaatgggggggggggggggggggagggtatttgtgttcattttgtttttttgtgggtcatgtcacaccctaatttccgttagggcgtgatgggcacccgacccttttttagggccgagcgaacccgccgactcacataatactcataatcatgctgacAGTCAAaccatgacacaaatacataacagaagtttttcgaagaataatatactttttacctttctcgaatcaaaaaATGATCTGTATCATATAAAActttaatacaatgcgtaataatacatcggcttacatagccgcttacataaccgacatcctatacccacgacactgtctgcaaagtctctaacacagaacatgatactataacataatactttgactcggcggcACCCGAGcagcggagctcgccaatccgccggGAACGTcttcgctaatgtcttcaactcataccggtgtacgcgcggcatgaaacgcgaccccgaagaaaggggtcggtacggaatatgtcttgagtatgtaaagcatgaagcgtagtaagcgggatctggctgaagtaaagagtacgagaaaatcataagacttgctttttgaaaacatttgtcatgcatatgcatatatcggtaagtaaaatcttatcataatcatatcgtcatatcattgtacatatacaccgtacccggccctctagtgagggactcggtgagtaaaatcatatcataatcataatcatgtatgcatgcggatatacatatatatatacatacgtactcggcctaccagtgagggactcggtgaataacgtacccgcccccgctagcaagggactcggtatgccatcacAGCGCCATCTcgtcatcacatcatcgtatacatatatacatatatagcgtgccggccctctaatgagggactcggtgaacaatgcggagaggaatgtgcacgaatacgtgccggccgggactcggtgaaggacatattgagcttgcacgaagcgagtagtgagaaaccatatgcatataaaatcataatcacagacTCACtgaagtaatcataatgaatcgtcattcgaaattcggacaatagttatatcaaaaagcttttggacattattcggaaacatatcgtaTATTATAAGCACAATGGAGTATCATaaagatcataatcatatgtcaaatcaatccgatCCTGCCTCGGAATGTTAcggacattagtcattatggaACTTCGAGCGTATCGAAGCGGTCCCAGCCTTTGCgcagaaagttacggacgttcgtagtttcggaatcatttatgaaacaaactctttttgaaaaccaacttttatgcaatctttgaaatccattcatgcgaaaaaacatagaaatcataatttgactacattaagaatatgaatgtccgggacaaatatggatcataaacatgctcgggccgcaagagtagagttacctcgtaattcgtgtcataacttatttttaactaagacatgccaaagaaagaaggggcgggctttacataccttagccactTCCCAAGCTActccgaattcaagtctcgactctccaaggtctacacaacgtcaataaatATCGAATATTAGCCATAAATATCGAAGAATCTAATTCCACgccattactttttttttctaccgaaatttcggcagcatttccctataaatcggacatccccgagaattcaactcggctaaatcaacaacaaccaacccaacaagcacgataacgatatccataagtgattcagaacgcattctaacatcaataattcctttctacacaattcgacaacatttcatttatattcaaataatctacatacgatcgattcaacttcattgatcatacgttcaagtattaatccgaaatcattcaaacatgattcaagaacatCCCAAGCAATCCATGCAATGTTCCAAACAGCCCGGCCAATGCACAACATGACCCGAAACTTGCCATATTCTACAAGAGAAAtgacgacacatttctttcctccgaattcataaactacaccgaTGCTCCGCATACTAGAaatcatcattctcataaacacaagaacctatattaaaatcatgttcctttccaaaacagcccacaacatttACAAACCCAACATGAAttattaaacattcattttcatcttggAATCTATAGCAAcaatcaaccaaaacactaaataaacttatttcattcttggcatacaagacacccattttcggccacaacatcaatacACCACTTCCATGATTTcccttcatttctacacattacaacaatgcAAAAACATGCTAGACACAATTAGTTCATCCCTCCTACATTACTATACACACacagccacac includes these proteins:
- the LOC132041789 gene encoding uncharacterized protein LOC132041789, with product MDLGSFLTISSPFSDGNPISSPLKQNICLRRFGLRLPQLPTKFYDAIVLAKIGNKIGRLIKIDACTSSTLLGRYARLCVELPIDKPVLTHIFIGSHRQQILYEGENFLCTNCGKLRHIAGQCSLIVNSSNHSHNTPNAKEKEPTSLEEWQTVSFSSRRRSSPKKVPSTPCPAADSGINVKLLDANTDKYLTTQMLTYKNKKFHNTDNIKNNSSNNNVHNNNFTNMDEKVLLKSQQVPIGPAHIPSKTTMDDTLPVSTIYQFPTLSQP